In the genome of Vicia villosa cultivar HV-30 ecotype Madison, WI linkage group LG7, Vvil1.0, whole genome shotgun sequence, one region contains:
- the LOC131619300 gene encoding uncharacterized protein LOC131619300: MYEQLMLEEEQVNWCHLIQHNGARPRAIVCLWLVCHNRLATKARLKRLGLLHEDCCNLCEDHKEDIDHLLTKCKVTRNIWQDVLSWLEVKRNPQHWQEEMKWILQNTKGKSFRASMLKIAVAETVHGIWRFRNEYTFGLNTNKDSSTVVHRIIESIVFRGWLKDKFRKKLALLMM, encoded by the coding sequence ATGTATGAACAGTTGATGCTAGAAGAGGAGCAGGTTAATTGGTGTCATCTTATCCAGCACAATGGAGCGAGGCCTAGAGCCATAGTCTGCTTATGGCTTGTCTGCCATAATCGTTTGGCTACTAAAGCCAGATTGAAACGACTCGGTTTACTGCATGAGGACTGTTGTAACCTTTGTGAGGACCATAAAGAGGACATTGACCACTTGCTTACCAAATGCAAAGTTACTAGGAACATTTGGCAGGATGTGTTATCGTGGCTTGAAGTTAAGCGAAACCCTCAACATTGGCAAGAAGAGATGAAGTGGATTCTTCAGAACACGAAAGGCAAGAGTTTCAGGGCTAGCATGCTGAAGATCGCTGTGGCGGAAACTGTCCATGGTATATGGAGGTTTCGTAATGAGTATACCTTTGGTCTGAATACAAATAAAGATTCTTCTACTGTTGTTCATAGGATCATTGAATCTATAGTCTTTAGAGGTTGGCTGAAAGATAAATTTAGAAAGAAATTAGCTTTACTCATGATGTAA
- the LOC131617412 gene encoding uncharacterized protein LOC131617412: MKVMKEVNVEAYKHMMSTPPRFWSRSYFKTHNKCDAVLNNMSEAFNSVILESRAKPLITMVEEIRVYMMERWATNRMRFQKLEDVDVLPNIKKKIEKTSSYTNMWLVRMSDEFIFEVRNLENNAEKFTVNLKDRTCSCRRWELTGLPCVHSLSAIKSRNQKIDDYVPEYYRKSRYMQVYQPVIFPVNGSNLWERTEYPDVLPPKFRKMPGRPKKRRNLEQGELDGTDRKMRRTGFIVKCSRCKKQGHNKLTCKVPSTTAQAAPSQAAPSQTTSVQVSQTAPSASSQSSQSAPSQSSQAAPSQSSQAQKTTPKSAKKTTPKAKKLAVRRPNAPFIPPGPTTRLTAAKIAIGPTTRRTTPTKRATPKWKP, translated from the exons ATGAAAGTAATGAAAGAGGTCAATGTAGAAGCATACAAGCACATGATGAGCACTCCTCCAAGATTTTGGAGTAGATCATACTTCAAAACTCATAACAAGTGTGATGCTGTACTGAACAATATGTCAGAAGCCTTTAATAGTGTCATATTGGAGTCAAGGGCAAAACCATTGATCACCATGGTGGAAGAGATTAGGGTATACATGATGGAAAGGTGGGCAACAAACAGGATGAGGTTTCAAAAATTAGAAGATGTTGATGTGTTACCAAACATTAAAAAGAAGATTGAAAAAACAAGTTCATACACAAATATGTGGCTTGTAAG GATGTCTGATGAGTTTATATTTGAAGTGAGGAATTTGGAAAACAATGCTGAAAAATTTACAGTCAATCTGAAAGATAGGACTTGTTCATGTAGAAGGTGGGAGTTGACAGGCCTCCCCTGTGTTCATTCACTATCAGCAATCAAAAGCAGGAACCAAAAGATTGATGATTATGTCCCTGAGTATTACAGGAAATCAAGATATATGCAAGTGTACCAGCCAGTTATTTTTCCAGTCAATGGCTCAAACCTATGGGAGAGGACAGAGTACCCTGATGTTCTGCCACCCAAATTTAGGAAAATGCCAGGAAGACccaaaaaaaggaggaatttggaacAAGGTGAACTGGATGGCACAGATAGAAAGATGAGAAGAACTGGCTTCATTGTGAAGTGCagtagatgcaagaaacaaggacACAACAAACTTACTTGCAAGGTACCATCAACTACTGCACAAGCAGCTCCATCACAAGCAGCTCCATCTCAGACTACTTCTGTACAAGTATCCCAAACAGCTCCTTCAGCTTCATCACAGTCATCTCAATCAGCTCCTTCACAATCATCTCAAGCAGCTCCATCACAATCATCCCAAGCTCAGAAGACTACTCCAAAATCAGCCAAGAAGACTACTCCTAAAGCAAAGAAGTTGGCAGTTAGAAGGCCAAATGCCCCTTTTATCCCACCTGGTCCAACCACAAGGCTGACTGCTGCAAAAATAGCTATAGGTCCAACAACAAGAAGGACAACACCTACTAAAAGGGCCACACCAAAATGGAAACCATAG